Proteins found in one Cellulomonas palmilytica genomic segment:
- a CDS encoding ABC transporter substrate-binding protein produces MRPPGTRRWRRTAAAVVVATAVATTGACASDGSGDGVTTLNFFQFKGEALEDFDAIIAAFEDENPDIRVVQNQVADADTIIRTLLVKGKAPDVITLNANGNFGRLAEAGVFHDFRGDPVLDTINPAVQTILTDLGTSGDEVNGLAYVNNANGVIYNAEIFEEQGLEVPTTWDELVAVCDALQEAGITPFYGTLADAWTTLPSFNGLGAYAAQDGFFDDLRAQGEDVGPDSPVSFEKDFADVLERQAQLFGYMQEGYRGRTYDDGNAAFASGDAAMLLQGIWALSPIKQANPDLRAEIFPYPSDAPDDRLLVSGVDVAVTVPKDGAHHEEAMRFVEFLFETRVVEEFAASQNMVPSVEGAQLSDDPALQSVKPYFDDGRLAGFVDHQIPPSIPLAAIDQQFLFDGDARSALATLDNEWRKVAARTIPVTED; encoded by the coding sequence ATGAGACCACCCGGGACCCGGCGGTGGCGCCGCACGGCGGCCGCCGTCGTCGTGGCCACCGCCGTCGCGACCACGGGCGCGTGCGCGTCGGACGGGTCCGGCGACGGCGTCACGACGCTCAACTTCTTCCAGTTCAAGGGCGAGGCGCTCGAGGACTTCGACGCGATCATCGCGGCGTTCGAGGACGAGAACCCCGACATCCGGGTGGTGCAGAACCAGGTCGCGGACGCGGACACGATCATCCGCACGCTGCTGGTCAAGGGGAAGGCGCCGGACGTCATCACCCTCAACGCGAACGGCAACTTTGGCCGGCTCGCGGAGGCGGGGGTGTTCCACGACTTCCGCGGCGACCCGGTGCTCGACACGATCAACCCGGCCGTGCAGACGATCCTCACGGACCTGGGCACGAGCGGCGACGAGGTCAACGGGCTCGCGTACGTGAACAACGCGAACGGCGTCATCTACAACGCCGAGATCTTCGAGGAGCAGGGGCTCGAGGTCCCGACGACGTGGGACGAGCTCGTCGCGGTGTGCGACGCGCTGCAGGAGGCGGGGATCACCCCGTTCTACGGCACGCTCGCCGACGCGTGGACGACGCTCCCCTCGTTCAACGGGCTCGGCGCGTACGCCGCGCAGGACGGCTTCTTCGACGACCTGCGCGCGCAGGGCGAGGACGTCGGCCCGGACTCGCCGGTGTCGTTCGAGAAGGACTTCGCGGACGTGCTGGAGCGGCAGGCGCAGCTGTTCGGGTACATGCAGGAGGGCTACCGGGGACGCACGTACGACGACGGCAACGCGGCGTTCGCGAGCGGCGACGCGGCGATGCTCCTGCAGGGCATCTGGGCGCTGAGCCCGATCAAGCAGGCGAACCCGGACCTGCGCGCGGAGATCTTCCCGTACCCGAGCGACGCGCCCGACGACCGTCTGCTCGTCTCGGGTGTCGACGTCGCGGTGACGGTGCCGAAGGACGGCGCGCACCACGAGGAGGCCATGCGGTTCGTGGAGTTCCTGTTCGAGACGCGCGTCGTCGAGGAGTTCGCCGCGTCGCAGAACATGGTGCCGTCGGTCGAGGGTGCGCAGCTCAGCGACGACCCCGCGCTGCAGTCGGTGAAGCCGTACTTCGACGACGGCCGGCTCGCGGGCTTCGTCGACCACCAGATCCCGCCGAGCATCCCGCTCGCGGCGATCGACCAGCAGTTCCTGTTCGACGGCGACGCGCGGTCCGCGCTCGCCACCCTCGACAACGAGTGGCGCAAGGTCGCCGCACGGACGATCCCCGTGACGGAGGACTGA
- a CDS encoding DMT family transporter: MSQSPTPTTTVEAPTSPAPGASVGAPAARGIAAKYVVLALIWGSSFLLIKVALEGLAPVQVALARTVLGALALVVVALVTRRPWPRDPRAWGHLVALGLLLCVLPFIAFAWAGQHLASGLSSIFNATTPLMTAAAAAALLPAERLTGRQRVGLALGIVGVVVIVGPWTYLSDLAASAPVAAVLACLGATACYGLGMTYLRRFVTPLRLPAETVAAGQVGSAAVVMLLLAPFVAREPVTLAAPVVLSVVALGVLGTGIAYVWNTQVVAAWGAQRASTVTYLTPVVGVALGMAVLGERLEWHEPVGGVLVVVGVVVAQGAVRRGSRPWRGSRRDDLAAR, from the coding sequence GTGAGCCAGTCCCCCACGCCCACGACGACCGTCGAGGCCCCCACGTCGCCCGCGCCCGGGGCCTCGGTCGGGGCACCCGCCGCCCGCGGCATCGCCGCCAAGTACGTCGTCCTCGCGCTCATCTGGGGCTCGAGCTTCCTGCTCATCAAGGTCGCGCTCGAGGGCCTCGCGCCCGTGCAGGTCGCGCTCGCCCGCACGGTGCTCGGCGCGCTCGCGCTCGTCGTCGTCGCGCTCGTCACCCGACGCCCCTGGCCGCGCGACCCGCGTGCGTGGGGGCACCTCGTCGCGCTCGGCCTGCTGCTGTGCGTGCTGCCGTTCATCGCGTTCGCGTGGGCGGGTCAGCACCTCGCGTCCGGCCTGTCGTCGATCTTCAACGCGACCACGCCGCTCATGACCGCCGCCGCCGCAGCGGCGCTGCTGCCCGCCGAGCGGCTCACCGGCCGGCAGCGCGTCGGGCTCGCGCTCGGCATCGTCGGCGTCGTCGTGATCGTCGGACCCTGGACGTACCTGTCGGACCTCGCGGCGAGCGCGCCCGTCGCCGCGGTGCTCGCGTGCCTCGGCGCGACCGCGTGCTACGGCCTCGGCATGACGTACCTGCGCCGGTTCGTCACGCCCCTGCGCCTGCCCGCCGAGACCGTCGCGGCCGGCCAGGTCGGCAGCGCTGCGGTCGTCATGCTGCTGCTCGCGCCGTTCGTGGCACGCGAACCCGTCACGCTCGCGGCGCCCGTCGTGCTGAGCGTCGTCGCGCTGGGCGTCCTCGGCACCGGCATCGCGTACGTGTGGAACACGCAGGTCGTCGCCGCGTGGGGCGCGCAGCGCGCGTCGACCGTCACCTACCTCACGCCCGTCGTCGGCGTCGCGCTCGGCATGGCGGTGCTCGGCGAGCGGCTGGAGTGGCACGAGCCGGTCGGTGGTGTGCTCGTCGTCGTCGGCGTGGTCGTCGCGCAGGGCGCCGTGCGTCGCGGGTCACGGCCGTGGCGGGGGTCACGTCGGGACGATTTGGCCGCTCGGTAG